One window of Trifolium pratense cultivar HEN17-A07 linkage group LG5, ARS_RC_1.1, whole genome shotgun sequence genomic DNA carries:
- the LOC123885640 gene encoding COBRA-like protein 7 — protein MASNLCSCRCFFIFVVLSIFTVTPATSQPQTSDSCNGIFLSYAYNRGAKLPPNVSDQVEQPYRFESTLRVLNNGLVELKSWKVFVGFRHQEWLVSASNAVLADGRSIPSAVGNGTIFAGSSVIDLKTAAETAGDLTQMQVQVEMVGTTLGVAPPSVPMPSTINLANDGFVCGEPASQGNNETHVCCKSDPNFKTKITPNEKFLPRQNGDLTIMYDVIKAYNSNYWAEVTISNHNTLGRLDNWKLSWNWTNDEFIHTMKGAYPSTIDSSNCIFGSQSEFYKELDFSNVLNCEKRPTIIDLPPTRFNDTQLGKVPFCCRNGTILPPHMDLSMSISRFQIHVFKMPPNINRSNLIPPQNWEIKGDTINPDYKCGAPIRVSPSQSQDPTGLPSNISSIASWQVVCNITTKSSSKSDSPKCCVSFSAYYNESVIPCNTCACGCPSNQERTCSANTPAMWLPSKALLFPFENRSEIAHKWARYKNLQVPNPIPCGDNCGVSINWHVNTDDKKGWTARITIFNWGETDFADWFAAVQMDKGAVGFKEMYSFNGSLLEKLNNTIFMQGKKGLNFLVAEANGSNPQRDPRVPGKQQSVILFTKKKKDEINVAGGDGFPSKVFFNGEECSLPSVYPSNGLRNEFSSVTITILILLSIILMQQW, from the exons ATGGCCTCAAACTTGTGTAGCTGCCGGTGCTTTTTCATCTTCGTTGTCTTATCAATCTTCACTGTAACCCCAGCAACATCTCAGCCACAAACCTCAGATTCATGCAACGGAATATTCCTGTCGTACGCATATAACAGAGGTGCAAAGCTACCGCCGAACGTGTCTGATCAGGTGGAGCAACCGTACCGGTTTGAGTCGACACTAAGAGTGCTCAACAATGGACTCGTGGAGCTGAAGTCTTGGAAG GTATTCGTTGGGTTTCGGCACCAAGAGTGGTTGGTGTCGGCGTCCAATGCAGTCCTCGCCGACGGGAGAAGCATCCCAAGCGCAGTTGGGAATGGGACCATATTTGCAGGGTCTTCAGTAATTGATTTGAAGACAGCAGCAGAAACTGCAGGCGACTTAACGCAGATGCAGGTTCAGGTAGAAATGGTGGGGACAACATTAGGGGTTGCGCCACCAAGCGTTCCTATGCCTTCTACCATAAACCTTGCTAATGATGGATTCGTTTGTGGTGAACCCGCTTCTCAAG GGAACAATGAAACTCATGTATGTTGCAAAAGTGATCCCAATTTCAAGACAAAAATCACACCAAATGAAAAATTTCTACCTAGACAGAATGGTGATCTTACCATAATGTATGATGTGATCAAAGCATACAATTCCAATTATTGGGCAGAAGTAACAATTTCAAACCATAACACTCTAGGACGACTTGACAATTGGAAATTAAGCTGGAATTGGACAAATGATGAATTTATCCACACAATGAAAGGTGCTTATCCATCAACTATAGATTCTTCAAACTGTATTTTTGGTTCACAAAGTGAATTTTACAAGGAACTTGATTTTTCTAATGTATTGAATTGTGAAAAAAGACCAACAATAATTGATTTACCTCCAACAAGGTTCAATGATACACAACTTGGTAAAGTACCATTTTGTTGTAGGAATGGTACTATACTACCACCACATATGGACCTTAGCATGTCAATTTCAAGGTTCCAAATACATGTCTTTAAAATGCCACCAAATATCAATCGGTCAAACCTTATACCGCCACAAAATTGGGAGATTAAAGGTGATACGATTAACCCTGATTACAAATGCGGCGCCCCGATTAGGGTTAGTCCTAGTCAATCTCAAGATCCAACAGGGTTACCTTCAAACATATCTTCAATTGCAAGTTGGCAAGTTGTGTGCAACATAACTACaaagtcatcatcaaaaagTGATTCTCCTAAATGTTGTGTCTCATTTTCAGCTTATTATAATGAATCAGTTATTCCTTGTAATACATGTGCATGTGGATGTCCTAGTAATCAAGAGAGAACATGTAGTGCTAATACACCAGCTATGTGGCTTCCATCAAAAGCACTTCTTTTTCCATTTGAGAATAGAAGTGAAATAGCACATAAATGGGCTAGGTACAAAAATTTACAAGTACCTAACCCTATACCATGTGGTGATAATTGTGGTGTGAGTATAAATTGGCATGTAAACACAGATGATAAAAAAGGTTGGACTGCAAGGATCACAATTTTTAACTGGGGTGAGACGGATTTCGCCGATTGGTTTGCTGCGGTGCAAATGGACAAAGGTGCAGTAGGTTTTAAGGAAATGTATTCATTCAATGGAAGCTTATTAGAGAAATTAAACAATACAATATTCATGCAAGGTAAGAAAGGATTGAACTTTCTTGTAGCAGAAGCAAATGGGTCAAACCCTCAAAGAGATCCGAGGGTGCCTGGGAAACAGCAGTCGGTAATTTTGTTtacgaagaaaaaaaaggatgaAATCAATGTGGCTGGTGGTGATGGTTTTCCTAGTAAAGTGTTCTTCAATGGGGAGGAATGTTCTCTCCCTTCGGTGTATCCAAGCAATGGTTTGAGGAATGAATTTTCCTCGGTTACTATTACGATCCTAATATTGTTGTCAATCATCTTGATGCAACAATGGTGa
- the LOC123886874 gene encoding uncharacterized protein LOC123886874 yields MNNNNGFPANLPILDGKNWDQWCVKMNVIFNYQDVEDLITTGYETLAANATQDQQTAFREIAGAKTAKAAWDILSNAHGGGDKVKKVKLQSLRRQYELVGILDKESIGEYFTRLQTLVNSMKNYGEVISEVQIIEKVLRTLNPEYDHIVVAIEESKDLSTMSVNELQSSLAAHEQRLQERKEKKDNKATQEQALYAKNGGQWNKNGKGKNKWNKHKGKTKFSNDHNGDHDQPESSKKDSFIKGKNGGKKSDKSKIQCYNCEKWGHYAFECRSKGKKKLDNEAHHARQHDSDSDGFLLMVTTNSESDNSKLCKVKFADDSTILVEGKGKVMVQRKNANHTFITDVLYVPSMKHNLLSLGQLLEKGFNYSTKDHNIQVFDPQNKLILKAPLSNNRTFKVNLQASAFQCFSSLITEDEKWL; encoded by the exons ATgaataataacaatggtttcccTGCAAATCTTCCAATTCTTGATGGCAAGAATTGGGACCAATGGTGTGTGAAGATGAATGTAATCTTCAACTATCAAGATGTTGAAGATCTCATCACCACTGGTTATGAGACCCTTGCAGCCAATGCAACACAGGATCAGCAAACTGCTTTCAGAGAA ATTGCTGGAGCAAAAACTGCAAAAGCTGCTTGGGATATACTTAGCAATGCCCATGGTGGAGGAGATAAAGTCAAGAAGGTGAAGCTTCAATCTCTTCGAAGACAGTATGAACTGGTGGGCATATTGGATAAAGAATCCATTGGTGAGTATTTTACAAGATTACAAACTCTGGTAAATTCAATGAAAAACTATGGTGAAGTAATCTCTGAGGTACAAATCATTGAAAAAGTGCTTAGAACCTTGAACCCTGAATATGATCACATAGTGGTAGCAATTGAGGAATCAAAAGATCTGTCTACAATGTCAGTGAATGAGTTGCAAAGTTCACTTGCAGCACATGAACAGAGGTTGcaagaaaggaaagaaaagaaagacaaCAAAGCTACTCAAGAACAGGCTTTGTATGCAAAAAATGGAGGTCAATGGAATAAGAATGGAAAGGGAAAGAATAAATGGAATAAGCATAAGGGAAAGACTAAGTTCAGTAATGATCACAATGGTGATCATGATCAACCTGAATCTTCAAAGAAAGACAGTTTCATCAAGGGTAAGAATGGTGGAAAGAAGAGTGACAAGAGCAAGATTCAATGCTACAACTGTGAAAAGTGGGGTCACTATGCTTTTGAGTGCAGAAGCAAGGGAAAGAAGAAGCTCGACAATGAGGCACATCATGCTAGACAACATGATTCAGATTCAGATGGTTTCCTTCTGATGGTGACAACAAATTCAGAAAGTGATAACTCTAAGCTATG caAAGTGAAGTTTGCAGATGACAGCACTATATTAGTAGAAGGCAAAGGCAAAGTGATGGTTCAGAGGAAGAATGCTAATCACACTTTTATCACTGATGTGCTGTATGTACCATCTATGAAGCACAACCTGTTGAGTCTTGGACAGTTACTTGAGAAAGGGTTCAATTACTCCACAAAAGATCACAACATTCAAGTATTTGACCCTCAGAACAAATTGATTTTGAAAGCACCATTGTCAAACAATAGAACGTTCAAAGTGAATCTTCAAGCTTCTGCATTTCAGTGCTTTTCAAGTTTGATCACTGAAGATGAGAAATGGTTGTGA
- the LOC123885181 gene encoding importin subunit alpha-2-like, translating into MSLRPNARTEVRRNRYKVAVDADEGRRRREDNMVEIRKNKREESLQKKRREGLQNQQFSTPLQSASIVEKKLESLPAMVAGVWSDDNTQQLEATTQFRKLLSIERSPPIEEVIQSGVVPRFVEFLVREDFPQLQFEAAWALTNIASGTSDNTKVVIDHGAVPIFVKLLSSPSDDVREQAVWALGNVAGDSPRCRDLVLSHGALIPLLSQLNEQAKLSMLRNATWTLSNFCRGKPQPPFDQVRPALPALERLVFSNDEEVLTDACWALSYLSDGTNDKIQAVIDAGVCGRLIHLLLHPSPSVLIPALRTVGNIVTGDDNQTQAIINHGSLPCLLSLLTHNHKKSIKKEACWTISNITAGNREQIQAVIEAGLIGPIVNLLQNAEFDIKKEAAWALSNATSGGTHEQIKYLVSQGCIKPLCDLLICPDPRIVTVCLEGLENILKVGEVEKSLGNTGDVNLYAQMIDDAEGLEKIENLQSHDNNEIYEKAVKILETYWLEDEDETLPSGDGSQPGFNFGSNDLSVPSGGFNFS; encoded by the exons ATGTCGCTCAGACCTAATGCTAGAACCGAGGTTCGTCGCAACCGTTATAAGGTTGCCGTTGATGCCGACGAAGGTCGCCGGAGAAGAGAAGATAACATGGTTGAGATCCGTAAAAACAAGCGTGAAGAGAGTCTTCAGAAGAAAAGACGTGAAGGTCTTCAAAATCAACAGTTTTCTACTCCTCTTCAATCTGCTTCCATTGTTGAGAAAAAG TTGGAGAGTCTTCCTGCTATGGTTGCTGGGGTTTGGTCGGATGATAATACCCAACAACTGGAAGCAACTACGCAATTCCGGAAGCTGCTTTCGATTG AACGTAGCCCTCCGATCGAGGAAGTTATTCAATCTGGTGTTGTTCCTCGTTTTGTTGAGTTTCTAGTTAGGGAGGATTTTCCTCAACTTCAG TTTGAGGCTGCTTGGGCTCTCACAAACATAGCATCCGGAACTTCTGATAACACTAAGGTGGTAATTGATCATGGGGCAGTGCCAATCTTTGTCAAGCTACTAAGTTCTCCTAGTGATGATGTTCGTGAGCAG GCTGTGTGGGCATTGGGAAATGTTGCTGGTGACTCCCCTAGGTGCCGTGATCTTGTTCTCAGTCATGGTGCCCTGATCCCGCTGTTATCCCAGTTGAATGAGCAGGCAAAGCTTTCAATGCTGAGAAATGCTACTTGGACCCTGTCAAACTTTTGCAGGGGCAAGCCACAACCTCCATTTGACCAG GTGAGGCCAGCGCTTCCTGCTCTTGAGCGTTTGGTTTTTTCCAATGATGAAGAAGTCTTGACAGATGCATGCTGGGCGCTCTCATATCTTTCTGATGGAACAAATGACAAAATTCAAGCGGTGATCGATGCAGGTGTATGTGGAAGACTGATTCATCTCCTTCT GCACCCATCTCCTTCAGTGCTTATCCCAGCACTTCGCACGGTGGGAAATATTGTAACTGGAGATGATAATCAGACTCAG GCCATTATCAACCATGGGTCACTCCCATGCCTTTTGAGCCTGTTGACCCATAATCATAAGAAAAGCATTAAGAAGGAAGCTTGCTGGACTATATCAAACATTACAGCTGGAAACAGAGAGCAGATACAG GCTGTTATTGAAGCTGGTTTGATTGGTCCCATCGTCAATCTTCTTCAAAATGCCGAGTTTGACATTAAAAAAGAAGCTGCTTGGGCACTCTCTAATGCTACATCTGGTGGTACCCACGAGCAAATCAA GTACTTGGTGAGCCAGGGTTGCATTAAGCCTCTATGTGATTTGCTTATTTGCCCTGATCCAAGAATTGTTACTGTCTGTTTAGAAGGTCTTGAGAATATACTGAAGGTTGGAGAAGTGGAGAAAAGTCTTGGTAACACAGGAGATGTCAACTTATATGCTCAGATGATAGATGATGCTGAGGGATTGGAAAAGATTGAAAACTTGCAGAGTCATGACAACAATGAGATTTATGAGAAGGCTGTTAAAATTCTCGAGACATATTGGTTGGAGGATGAAGACGAGACACTACCATCAGGCGATGGTTCTCAACCTGGTTTTAATTTTGGAAGCAATGACCTTTCGGTCCCATCTGGTGGATTCAACTTCAGTTGA
- the LOC123884608 gene encoding formin-like protein 20 yields MGTLHTIATLRLCCFIIVLLSQTVTIAVGDFIDQKNLTTNSKDEVKCTPCGQVPSPPPPSPPPPSPPPASTGNCPPPPSPPSSGGGGGSTYYSPPPPSVYYYSSPPPPASGGGGGGGGYYYPPPTGGSGGGNYPTPPPPNPIVPYFPFYYHTPPPSTAAPVKGSIMLYAVSLLPIFLAFF; encoded by the coding sequence atgggaaCACTTCACACAATAGCAACACTAAGATTGTGTTGCTTCATAATTGTGTTGCTATCTCAAACAGTTACTATAGCGGTTGGCGATTTTATAGATCAGAAGAATCTTACAACTAACTCAAAAGATGAAGTGAAGTGTACGCCGTGTGGTCAAGTTCCATCTCCGCCGCCACCTTCTCCACCGCCGCCGTCACCGCCGCCTGCTTCCACCGGTAACTGTCCTCCGCCTCCGTCACCACCGAGCtccggtggtggtggtggttcaACTTATTACTCTCCACCACCGCCGTCGGTGTACTACTACTCATCTCCACCGCCTCCGGCGAGTGGTGGAGGTGGTGGAGGTGGCGGTTATTATTATCCGCCACCGACTGGTGGAAGTGGGGGTGGGAATTATCCGACTCCACCTCCACCGAATCCAATTGTGCCGTATTTTCCATTTTACTACCATACTCCGCCGCCGTCCACGGCGGCTCCGGTGAAGGGATCGATAATGCTCTATGCTGTCTCTCTTTTACCTATTTTTCTTGCTTTCTTTtaa
- the LOC123885641 gene encoding two-component response regulator ARR2-like, protein MKLSNNNKVSMPTSTSPLNSGDNFISDQFPAGLRVLVVDDDPTCLMILERMLRFCLYEVTKCKRAEVALSLLRENKNGFDIVLSDVHMPDMDGFKLLEHIGLEMDLPVIMMSADDGKNVVMKGVTHGACDYLIKPVRIEALKNIWQHVVRKRTNKWKDVKQSGGLDERDREKKVSSDADYSSSANEGKSSSKKRRDEEDETDERDDSSTSKKPRVVWSIELHQQFMAVVNQLGLDKAVPKKIMEMMNVPGLTRENVASHLQKYRLYLRRLSGVSQQQSNLNNPFMNPQESIFGATPINGIDLQTLSTSGHLSPQNLAKLQAAGLFSSENSKLRFGEGQLQHMSSIKPTNFLHGIPINMEPKQFANFHQSAQSFSSTNTRVNASSPKRSPWLMQMAQSQPRGHMLNENINSHTTRFPSSSMQPTGANGISVNSFPLRCTPGSSSSSSKGAFHAEATSGIKESGGFSYDIFNELHQKSNNWCLANTGLSYDASQHANPLQGSIDVSPPILGNGGFHSIQQTRQNRDGMSQGSLQNVGQHLNTPFFDNSLRVKSERILDTNSEINPFSDQFSQEDLMSAFLNQHGGIGPLENEFDFDGYSLDNIPVYNRSC, encoded by the exons TTACCAAATGCAAGAGAGCCGAGGTTGCATTATCACTTCTTAGAGAGAACAAAAATGGGTTTGACATTGTTTTAAGTGATGTGCATATGCCTGATATGGATGGATTCAAACTTTTAGAACATATTGGATTGGAGATGGATCTTCCTGTTATTA TGATGTCGGCTGATGATGGAAAAAATGTGGTAATGAAAGGTGTGACACATGGTGCTTGTGATTATCTAATCAAACCGGTGAGAATTGAGGCTTTGAAGAATATATGGCAGCATGTGGTTAGGAAGAGAACGAATAAGTGGAAGGATGTGAAGCAATCTGGTGGATTAGATGAAAGAGATCGAGAAAAAAAGGTGTCCAGTGATGCTGATTACTCATCTTCAGCTAATGAAGGCAAGAGCTCGTCAAAGAAGAGGAGGGATGAGGAAGATGAAACAGATGAGAGGGATGATTCTTCCACGTCAAAGAAGCCACGAGTTGTTTGGTCTATTGAGCTCCACCAACAGTTTATGGCTGTTGTGAATCAATTGGGATTAGACA AGGCTGTTCCTAAAAAGATTATGGAAATGATGAATGTTCCTGGGCTCACTAGAGAAAACGTTGCTAGTCATCTTCAG AAATACCGTTTGTATCTTCGACGGTTGAGCGGAGTTTCCCAGCAGCAGAGTAACTTGAACAACCCCTTCATGAATCCACAAGAGTCAATATTTGGGGCAACGCCAATAAATGGAATTGATCTTCAAACTCTTTCAACTTCTGGCCACCTCTCGCCTCAAAATCTAGCCAAGCTTCAAGCGGCAGGACTTTTCAGTTCTGAGAACTCAAAACTAAGATTTGGAGAAGGACAACTGCAACATATGAGCAGCATTAAACCGACGAACTTTCTTCACGGGATCCCTATCAACATGGAGCCAAAACAGTTTGCCAATTTCCATCAATCTGCTCAATCATTTAGCAGCACGAACACGCGAGTCAATGCTTCTTCTCCAAAGAGAAGCCCCTGGTTGATGCAGATGGCTCAGTCTCAACCAAGAGGTCATATGCTAAATGAGAATATCAATTCTCATACTACAAGGTTTCCATCATCTTCAATGCAACCTACAGGAGCAAATGGAATATCAGTCAATAGTTTCCCTCTTAGATGCACTCCGGGTTCATCCAGTAGCAGTTCAAAAGGTGCATTTCATGCGGAAGCTACTTCGGGAATTAAAGAATCAGGTGGATTTAGTTATGATATTTTTAATGAACTTCATCAGAAGTCCAACAATTGGTGCTTAGCAAATACAGGCCTGTCATATGATGCTTCTCAACATGCAAATCCTTTACAAGGCAGCATTGATGTCTCGCCGCCGATTTTAGGCAATGGTGGTTTTCACTCTATCCAACAGACACGACAAAATAGAGATGGTATGAGTCAAGGTAGTCTTCAAAATGTTGGTCAACACCTCAATACACCTTTTTTTGACAATTCATTAAGGGTTAAGAGCGAAAGAATTCTGGATACAAACTCTGAGATTAACCCTTTCTCTGATCAATTCAGTCAAGAGGATCTCATGAGTGCATTTCTGAATCAG CACGGAGGCATTGGTCCACTTGAAAATGAGTTTGACTTTGATGGATATTCCTTAGACAACATTCCGGTTTATAACAGATCATGTTAG